The following proteins are co-located in the Vigna unguiculata cultivar IT97K-499-35 chromosome 9, ASM411807v1, whole genome shotgun sequence genome:
- the LOC114162909 gene encoding uncharacterized protein LOC114162909 — MPLDEEWCCRKFENGLRGDLRLMVAPLSIKDFAALVEKARVMERMKVEVEAQQQPQQKVSGPSGSRPRVEEKRKPYARPHPQPQGEGHFGRDCPTLRRTVARPSPQTPSQTSGQSQQRKGGGRPQATGRVFAMTGSEATGSGNLVIGCCVISGKSCCVLFDSGATHSFVSESCMRKLGLPVCELPFDLVVSTPASGLVRTSSVCARCPVEVEGRVYIVNLICLPLQGLDVILGMDWLSANHVLINCREKKLLFSNSEEPELLSSHGVMKEI; from the exons ATGccgctcgatgaggagtggtGCTGCAGGAAGTTTGAAAATGGTCTCAGAGGAGACCTTCGGTTGATGGTGGCCCCgctgtccatcaaggactttgcggcCTTGGTGGAAAAGGCCAGGGTCATGGAGCGTATGAAGGTAGAGGTGGAAGCCCAACAACAACCACAACAGAAAGTTagcggaccatctgggtccaggccaCGAGTTGAAGAGAAGAGGAAGCCATATGCTAGACCTCACCCACAGCCACAGGG GGAGGGCCACTTTGGTAGAGATTGTCCTACTCTGAGGAGGACAGTGGCACGACCCTCACCACAGACTCCGAGCCAGACTTCGGGGCAGTCTCAGCAGAGGAAGGGAGGCGGCAGGCCTCAGGCTACAGGTAGGGTTTTTGCGATGACCGGGTCAGAGGCAacaggttcaggtaaccttgtgattggttgttgtgtgatatCTGGCAAGTCTTGTTGCGTGCTttttgattctggagcgacacactcatttGTGTCAGAGTCTTGTATGCGAaagttgggtctgccggtgtgtgaGCTACCGTTTGACCTCGTGGTATCTACCCCGGCGTCTGGGTTGGTTAGGACTTCCTCTGTGTGTGCTAGATGTCCAGTTGAGGTAGAGGGGCGCGTATACATAGTCAATCTCATATGCCTCCCTCTGCAAGGACTTgatgtgatcttgggaatggattggctctctgccaatcatGTTCTCATAAACTGTCGGGAGAAGAAGCTGTTGTTCTccaactcagaggagcctgagttgttgtCTTCTCATGGGGTTATGAAGGAAATCTAG